One stretch of Bacteroidales bacterium DNA includes these proteins:
- the nagA gene encoding N-acetylglucosamine-6-phosphate deacetylase, with protein MERVRKKSDDDILLSGIEGIHYSNGKPVRLEVKNGIITEIQEIKVLSNQQTKLYVAPGLIDNQINGYAGIDFSGNRLNDNDLLTAAQAIWSEGVTSFIPTVITNSHENIVKNLTILGEACKADEQLRKSIPGFHLEGPYLSPVEGYRGCHPEQYMRKPSFKEFSEYQKASGGRIIQVTVAPELEGAMEFIKECTGNGIIVAIGHSNASADKINRAVDNGATISTHLGNGCANLIHRHNNPLWPQLANEKLTPSIIADGHHLTADEIKVFCKVKGTDNIILTSDVIYLAGMVPGRYLFLGADVLLKDDGMLINEELNCLAGASFPLKKGVENIMKLAGYSLSDAIKMASENVARLYRLNSLGTLEKGKRADIILFELVENQIHIKQTILSGKTVFKYN; from the coding sequence GGATCATTACTGAAATCCAAGAGATAAAAGTACTCAGTAATCAGCAGACTAAATTATATGTGGCACCCGGATTAATTGATAATCAGATTAACGGGTACGCTGGTATAGATTTCTCAGGAAACAGATTGAATGATAATGATTTACTTACTGCTGCACAAGCAATCTGGAGTGAGGGAGTTACCTCTTTCATTCCAACAGTTATTACAAACAGTCATGAGAATATTGTTAAAAATTTAACAATACTTGGTGAAGCATGTAAGGCCGATGAACAGCTTCGTAAATCAATCCCAGGATTTCATCTCGAGGGACCGTACCTGTCACCTGTTGAAGGATACAGAGGCTGTCATCCGGAACAATACATGCGAAAACCATCTTTTAAAGAGTTCTCTGAATATCAAAAGGCATCAGGCGGAAGGATAATACAGGTAACAGTAGCTCCGGAACTTGAAGGTGCAATGGAGTTCATTAAGGAATGCACCGGAAATGGTATAATCGTTGCAATTGGTCATAGCAATGCATCCGCAGATAAGATTAACAGGGCGGTTGATAATGGTGCAACAATTTCAACTCATCTGGGAAACGGATGTGCAAACTTAATTCACAGGCATAATAATCCGTTATGGCCTCAGCTGGCGAACGAAAAACTCACACCATCAATAATTGCTGATGGCCATCATCTTACTGCCGATGAGATCAAAGTGTTCTGCAAAGTCAAGGGAACTGATAATATAATTCTTACTTCTGATGTTATTTATCTCGCTGGAATGGTGCCCGGCCGGTACTTATTCCTTGGAGCTGATGTCTTACTGAAAGACGATGGGATGCTAATCAATGAAGAGCTGAACTGTCTTGCAGGTGCCTCTTTCCCTTTGAAGAAGGGTGTTGAGAATATAATGAAACTGGCCGGCTATTCACTTTCTGATGCAATTAAGATGGCCTCGGAAAATGTCGCCCGTCTCTACAGACTGAATTCACTTGGAACACTCGAAAAAGGCAAAAGAGCCGATATTATATTATTCGAATTAGTAGAAAACCAAATACATATTAAACAAACAATACTAAGTGGAAAAACTGTATTTAAATACAATTAA